The Struthio camelus isolate bStrCam1 chromosome 5, bStrCam1.hap1, whole genome shotgun sequence genome has a segment encoding these proteins:
- the LOC138067358 gene encoding glycine N-acyltransferase-like protein 3 isoform X2 — MTVARGNPAGHEVLVDSWPHFGVVLSRRRPQEPADPGDIYANQVAVHYRDAGAWRALLGGTAALDWSGGLQLHGMQEGLHEAVREVAAAKGLLLRTYRFQALLSPGPPRAWVPVPPGLRLAPVPLAHVPLLNATWGFGGNVRSGRFLASLVQAFPSACLLDRRGRPVSWSLVDPLGCLSHGYTVPVWRGRGLSGLTLATLGRVLHAQGYPVYCGVLPDNTPSQRAVRAVGFLPQPGTLYMLVVTPGAPPAPQQ, encoded by the exons ATGACAGTGGCCCGGGGCAACCCGGCTGGCCACGAGGTGCTGGTGGACTCGTGGCCCCACTTTGGCGTCGTGCTGAGCCGCCGGCGCCCACAG GAGCCCGCGGACCCCGGGGACATCTACGCCAACCAGGTGGCGGTGCATTACCGGGACGCGGGCGCCTGGCGGGCGCTGCTAGGGGGCACGGCTGCCCTGGACTGGAGCGGGGGCCTCCAGCTGCATG gcATGCAGGAGGGGCTGCACGAGGCCGTGCGCGAGGTGGCCGCCGCCAAGGGCCTCCTGCTCCGCACCTACCGGTTCCAGGCGCTGCTGAGCCCCGGACCACCACGGGCCTGGGTGCC ggtgccgccggggctgcgcctgGCGCCCGTGCCCTTGGCCCACGTCCCGCTGCTCAACGCCACGTGGGGCTTCGGGGGCAACGTCCGGAGCGGGCGGTTCCTGGCGTCCCTGGTGCAGGCCTTCCCCAGCGCCTGCCTGCTGGACCGCCGCGGGCGCCCCGTCTCCTGGAGCCTGGTGGACCCGCTGGGCTGCCTCAGCCACGGCTACACGGTGCCGGTGTGGCGCGGCCGGGGGCTGAGCGGGCTGACACTGGCCACCCTGGGCCGGGTGCTGCACGCCCAGGGCTACCCCGTCTACTGCGGGGTGCTGCCCGACAACACGCCCTCGCAGCGGGCCGTCCGCGCCGTCGGCTTCCTGCCCCAGCCCGGCACCCTGTACATGCTGGTTGTCACGCCTGGCGCCCCGCCTGCCCCACAGCAATAG
- the POLD4 gene encoding DNA polymerase delta subunit 4: MGRKRLITDSFPVLRRPPGRAGAKGRRRTRREEAPAPGAPCPDPAVLDMLRHFDLCWEYGPCTGITRLQRWERAQALGLSPPAPVRDALLEHQDDPAVMYSLWHEYPL, translated from the exons ATGGGGCGGAAGCGACTCATCACCGACTCCTTCCCGGTgctgcggcggccgccggggcgcgccggggccaAGGGGCGCCGCCGGACTCGGCGCG AGGaggccccggcgcccggcgccccttGCCCGGACCCGGCCGTCCTGGACATGCTGCGCCACTTCGACCTCTGCTGGGAGTACGGCCCCTGCACGG GCATCACCCGGCTGCAGCGGTGGGAGCGGGCGCAGGccctggggctgagccccccgGCCCCAGTGCGTGACGCCCTCCTGGAGCACCAGGACGACCCCGCCGTCATGTACAG CCTCTGGCACGAGTACCCGCTCTGA
- the LOC138067358 gene encoding glycine N-acyltransferase-like protein 3 isoform X3, with amino-acid sequence MSRFRPMALRAQRREPADPGDIYANQVAVHYRDAGAWRALLGGTAALDWSGGLQLHGMQEGLHEAVREVAAAKGLLLRTYRFQALLSPGPPRAWVPVPPGLRLAPVPLAHVPLLNATWGFGGNVRSGRFLASLVQAFPSACLLDRRGRPVSWSLVDPLGCLSHGYTVPVWRGRGLSGLTLATLGRVLHAQGYPVYCGVLPDNTPSQRAVRAVGFLPQPGTLYMLVVTPGAPPAPQQ; translated from the exons ATGAGTCGCTTCCGCCCCATGGCCCTGCGAGCACAGCGGCGG GAGCCCGCGGACCCCGGGGACATCTACGCCAACCAGGTGGCGGTGCATTACCGGGACGCGGGCGCCTGGCGGGCGCTGCTAGGGGGCACGGCTGCCCTGGACTGGAGCGGGGGCCTCCAGCTGCATG gcATGCAGGAGGGGCTGCACGAGGCCGTGCGCGAGGTGGCCGCCGCCAAGGGCCTCCTGCTCCGCACCTACCGGTTCCAGGCGCTGCTGAGCCCCGGACCACCACGGGCCTGGGTGCC ggtgccgccggggctgcgcctgGCGCCCGTGCCCTTGGCCCACGTCCCGCTGCTCAACGCCACGTGGGGCTTCGGGGGCAACGTCCGGAGCGGGCGGTTCCTGGCGTCCCTGGTGCAGGCCTTCCCCAGCGCCTGCCTGCTGGACCGCCGCGGGCGCCCCGTCTCCTGGAGCCTGGTGGACCCGCTGGGCTGCCTCAGCCACGGCTACACGGTGCCGGTGTGGCGCGGCCGGGGGCTGAGCGGGCTGACACTGGCCACCCTGGGCCGGGTGCTGCACGCCCAGGGCTACCCCGTCTACTGCGGGGTGCTGCCCGACAACACGCCCTCGCAGCGGGCCGTCCGCGCCGTCGGCTTCCTGCCCCAGCCCGGCACCCTGTACATGCTGGTTGTCACGCCTGGCGCCCCGCCTGCCCCACAGCAATAG
- the LOC138067357 gene encoding glycine N-acyltransferase-like protein 3, which yields MLILTCPAQLQRLEGALRRSLPHSLPVYGAVMNMTRGNPGDFEAVVDAWPDFRAVLARRRGEAPVDDCYRNTHAVFYHDLGAYRALLETPGAVRWDTAFHIFGLQDGVVATAQAMAGAKGIELEVSQYYTYLHPDPATMPEPRLDPGIQVGSMSLAHADLLDATWVYGGNAWSRRYLAELVERFPSLCLLDGTGQPVCWTLQSPFGSGAHGYTLPAHRRRGLMQALTVLLARQTQARGFLVFGHTALGNLPMQRLQEQLGHQRLPGLCHFVLHNPSLGRPGP from the exons ATGCTGATCCTGACGTGCCCGGCCCAGCTGCAGCGCCTGGAGGGAGCCCTGCGGAggagcctgccccacagcctgccg GTGTATGGGGCCGTGATGAACATGACCCGAGGCAACCCGGGGGACTTCGAGGCCGTAGTGGACGCGTGGCCCGACTTCCGCGCGGTGCTGGCGCGGCGCCGTGGCGAG gcgCCGGTGGACGACTGCTACAGGAACACGCACGCGGTTTTCTACCACGACCTGGGCGCCTACCGGGCCCTGCTGGAGACGCCGGGAGCCGTGCGCTGGGACACCGCCTTCCACATCTTTG GGCTGCAGGACGGGGTGGTGGCGACGGCGCAGGCCATGGCGGGGGCCAAGGGCATCGAGCTGGAGGTGTCGCAGTACTACACCTACCTGCACCCTGACCCTGCCACCATGCCCGAGCCCCG GCTGGACCCCGGCATCCAGGTGGGCTCGATGAGCCTAGCGCACGCCGACCTGCTGGACGCCACGTGGGTCTACGGGGGCAACGCGTGGAGCCGCCGCTACCTGGCCGAGCTGGTGGAGCGCTTCCCCAGCCTGTGCCTGCTCGATGGCACCGGGCAGCCCGTCTGCTGGACCCTGCAGAGCCCCTTCGGCAGCGGGGCGCACGGCTACACCCTGCccgcccaccgccgccgcgggctcATGCAGGCGCTCACCGTGCTGCTGGCCCGCCAGACGCAGGCCCGCGGCTTCCTCGTCTTCGGGCACACGGCCCTGGGGAACCTGCCCATGCAgcggctgcaggagcagctgggccACCAGCGCCTGCCCGGCCTCTGCCACTTCGTGCTGCACAACCCCAGCCtgggccgccccgggccctga
- the LOC138067358 gene encoding glycine N-acyltransferase-like protein 3 isoform X1 — protein MSRFRPMALRAQRRVLGAVMTVARGNPAGHEVLVDSWPHFGVVLSRRRPQEPADPGDIYANQVAVHYRDAGAWRALLGGTAALDWSGGLQLHGMQEGLHEAVREVAAAKGLLLRTYRFQALLSPGPPRAWVPVPPGLRLAPVPLAHVPLLNATWGFGGNVRSGRFLASLVQAFPSACLLDRRGRPVSWSLVDPLGCLSHGYTVPVWRGRGLSGLTLATLGRVLHAQGYPVYCGVLPDNTPSQRAVRAVGFLPQPGTLYMLVVTPGAPPAPQQ, from the exons ATGAGTCGCTTCCGCCCCATGGCCCTGCGAGCACAGCGGCGG GTCCTGGGTGCCGTCATGACAGTGGCCCGGGGCAACCCGGCTGGCCACGAGGTGCTGGTGGACTCGTGGCCCCACTTTGGCGTCGTGCTGAGCCGCCGGCGCCCACAG GAGCCCGCGGACCCCGGGGACATCTACGCCAACCAGGTGGCGGTGCATTACCGGGACGCGGGCGCCTGGCGGGCGCTGCTAGGGGGCACGGCTGCCCTGGACTGGAGCGGGGGCCTCCAGCTGCATG gcATGCAGGAGGGGCTGCACGAGGCCGTGCGCGAGGTGGCCGCCGCCAAGGGCCTCCTGCTCCGCACCTACCGGTTCCAGGCGCTGCTGAGCCCCGGACCACCACGGGCCTGGGTGCC ggtgccgccggggctgcgcctgGCGCCCGTGCCCTTGGCCCACGTCCCGCTGCTCAACGCCACGTGGGGCTTCGGGGGCAACGTCCGGAGCGGGCGGTTCCTGGCGTCCCTGGTGCAGGCCTTCCCCAGCGCCTGCCTGCTGGACCGCCGCGGGCGCCCCGTCTCCTGGAGCCTGGTGGACCCGCTGGGCTGCCTCAGCCACGGCTACACGGTGCCGGTGTGGCGCGGCCGGGGGCTGAGCGGGCTGACACTGGCCACCCTGGGCCGGGTGCTGCACGCCCAGGGCTACCCCGTCTACTGCGGGGTGCTGCCCGACAACACGCCCTCGCAGCGGGCCGTCCGCGCCGTCGGCTTCCTGCCCCAGCCCGGCACCCTGTACATGCTGGTTGTCACGCCTGGCGCCCCGCCTGCCCCACAGCAATAG
- the LOC104140376 gene encoding carbohydrate-responsive element-binding protein-like isoform X3: protein MRRHKLGGRIISPKWKTFKGLKLLQRDKIRLNNAIWRAWHLQYVERRKNLACNFVTPLEAGDGEEHCKPEAGVMEGKNWKRHIQAVTREYHKWRIYSCTQVQKMKDELAASPCQGVPNAQQGPVPSGEAEGSCPMELDPLHDLEMLLADLADTIFYSRHPYGGPNPRSLAHQDNADMIQPTLGQLHPNFGEDFMDTLDPLSRSLAIPVLGSVTSSHQLLTRFSSVIFSGSPKLPAVSMLAARKDFFAAGRPPPAPLVSAVPPARFVAPAPPGSPSPPASLGSLKEEPVGGPEVPPLTFPLELEPPAPLGEQQTFLPLFPTSPPRASPSPGPPAPQLPPQLPLVLSVVAAEAPAPAAGTFAVLAPVPLPVGAPHRWPLQRIAPAPGSTRPPAPPAAVTPAPCLPSGAAALPSVPGKTPLQGSGTPDLAASVLLAEKSSHPHSSTSPSGTAAASADVKAPEGTGRASHQACSLPGAKTGRRATLPTADHARRMHISASFNTLASLVVPASAQPTVKLSKARLLQRSAAYVGRLQQERRQGQATAQRLRREIQELSAAIGEFQRQLPPGGTPAAAAAAPQADPAAQLFADYVRRRTLQDWRFWLFSTIMQPLFESYSAAVSTSSTEDFCQSVLGWLERHCALPVLRPAISSSLLQLSKVTSILTQPTRLPEQALQAVSRLPHSDS from the exons ATGAGGAGACATAAGCTGGG CGGGCGAATCATATCACCCAAGTGGAAGACGTTCAAGGGCCTGAAACTCCTACAGCGGGACAAGATCCGGCTGAACAACGCTATCTGGAGGGCTTGGCATTTGCAGT AtgtggagagaaggaaaaacctTGCGTGCAATTTTGTGACGCCACTGGAGGCTGGTGATGGGGAAGAGCACTGCAAGCCAGAG GCTGGGGTAATGGAGGGCAAGAACTGGAAGCGCCACATCCAGGCTGTCACCCGGGAGTACCACAAGTGGAGGATATACTCATGCACCCAG GTTCAGAAGATGAAAGATGAACTGGCAGCCTCACCCTGCCAG GGGGTGCCCAATGCCCAGCAGGGGCCGGTGCCCAGTGGCGAGGCAGAGGGCAGCTGTCCCATGGAGCTTGACCCCCTGCACGACCTGGAAATGCTCCTTGCGGACCTGGCCGACACCATCTTCTACAGCCGCCACCCCTACGGGGGACCCAACCCACGCAGCCTGG CTCACCAGGACAACGCGGACATGATCCAGCCCACCCTTGGCCAGCTGCATCCCAACTTTGGCGAGGATTTCATGGACACCCTGGACCCCCTCAGCA GGAGCCTGGCCATCCCTGTCCTGGGTAGCGTCACCTCCAGCCACCAACTTCTCACCCGCTTCTCTTCTGTCATCTTCTCTGGCTCCCCAAAACTCCCGGCCGTGTCCATGCTGGCTGCCAGGAAAG ATTTCTTcgctgccggccgccccccgccagcGCCGCTG gtGTCTGCGGTGCCTCCTGCCCGCTTCGTGGCTCCggcccccccgggcagccccagccctcctgccAGCCTGGGCAGCCTCAAAGAGGAGCCCGTCGGGGGCCCAGAGGTGCCGCCACTCACCTTCCCCCTGGAGCTGGAGCCCCCGGCGCCCCTGGGGGAGCAGCAGACCTTCCTGCCCCTCTTCCCCACGTCCCCGCCACGGGCGAGCCCCTCGCctggccccccggccccacaaCTCCCGCCCCAGCTCCCCCTGGTGCTCTCTGTTGTCGCCGCCGAGGCCCCAGCACCCGCAGCAGGCACCTTCGCCGTGCTGGCGCCAGTGCCCCTGCCTGTGGGGGCCCCCCACCGCTGGCCCTTGCAGCGCATCGCCCCAGCCCCGGGCAGCACCCGCCCGCCTGCACCCCCCGCCGCCGTCACCCCTGCCCCCTGCCTCCCATCAG gtgcagcagcaCTGCCCAGCGTGCCAGGCAAAACCCCCCTGCAG GGCTCTGGTACCCCAGACCTCGCCGCGAGTGTCCTGCTGGCAGAGAAGAGCTCCCACCCCCACTCCAGCACATCCCCTAGTGGCACCG ctgcagcttctgcagacGTGAAGGCACCAGAGGGCACGGGGCGCGCGTCGCACCAAGCCTGCAGCCTCCCTGGCGCCAAG ACCGGCCGTCGGGCCACGCTGCCCACCGCCGACCATGCCCGCCGCATGCACATCAGCGCCAGCTTCAACACTCTTGCCAGCCTCGTGGTGCCCGCCTCTGCCCAGCCCACTGTCAAG ctcagcaaggccCGGCTGCTGCAGCGCAGCGCGGCCTACGTGGGGCGGCTGCAGCAGGAGCGGCGGCAGGGCCAGGCCACGGCCCAGCGCCTCCGCAGGGAGATCCAGGAGCTCAGCGCCGCCATTGG cgAGTTCcagcggcagctgccccccgGCGGGACTCCGGCCGCTGCAGCAGCGGCACCGCAGGCCGACCCGGCCGCCCAGCTCTTCGCCGACTACGTGCGCCGGCGGACGCTGCAGGATTGGCGCTTCTGGCTC TTCAGTACCATCATGCAGCCGCTGTTTGAGAGCTACAGCGCAGCCGTAAGCACCAGCAGCACCGAGGACTTCTGCCAGTCCGTGCTAGGCTGGCTGGAGCGGCACTGCGCCCTGCCTGTGCTGCGCCCTG CCATCtccagctccctgctgcagctcagcaaggtCACGTCCATCCTGACGCAGCCCACCCGGCTCCCTGAGCAGGCACTGCAGGCAGTGTCCCGCCTGCCCCACAGCGACAGCTGA
- the LOC104140376 gene encoding MLX-interacting protein-like isoform X1, with protein MSRPQIIHSGHFMVSEPHAEPEAEAALKQEEEEEGGAAGRPGRRQRGAGAGSQGRVRAKGQARAAAGPGEAYDFSTVDEGTCQTYRYGPHSALSIDASLTKLFECMTLAYSGRIISPKWKTFKGLKLLQRDKIRLNNAIWRAWHLQYVERRKNLACNFVTPLEAGDGEEHCKPEAGVMEGKNWKRHIQAVTREYHKWRIYSCTQVQKMKDELAASPCQGVPNAQQGPVPSGEAEGSCPMELDPLHDLEMLLADLADTIFYSRHPYGGPNPRSLAHQDNADMIQPTLGQLHPNFGEDFMDTLDPLSRSLAIPVLGSVTSSHQLLTRFSSVIFSGSPKLPAVSMLAARKDFFAAGRPPPAPLVSAVPPARFVAPAPPGSPSPPASLGSLKEEPVGGPEVPPLTFPLELEPPAPLGEQQTFLPLFPTSPPRASPSPGPPAPQLPPQLPLVLSVVAAEAPAPAAGTFAVLAPVPLPVGAPHRWPLQRIAPAPGSTRPPAPPAAVTPAPCLPSGAAALPSVPGKTPLQGSGTPDLAASVLLAEKSSHPHSSTSPSGTAAASADVKAPEGTGRASHQACSLPGAKTGRRATLPTADHARRMHISASFNTLASLVVPASAQPTVKLSKARLLQRSAAYVGRLQQERRQGQATAQRLRREIQELSAAIGEFQRQLPPGGTPAAAAAAPQADPAAQLFADYVRRRTLQDWRFWLFSTIMQPLFESYSAAVSTSSTEDFCQSVLGWLERHCALPVLRPAISSSLLQLSKVTSILTQPTRLPEQALQAVSRLPHSDS; from the exons ATGTCGCGGCCCCAGATCATCCACAGCGGCCACTTCATGGTGTCGGAGCCACACGCTGAGCCCGAGGCCGAGGCCGCgctgaagcaggaggaggaggaggagggtggtgcagctggcaggccgggcaggaggcagcggggggcaggggcaggctccCAAGGCAGGGTCAGGGCCAAGGGCCAGGCCCGGGCAGCGGCAGGCCCTGGCGAGGCCTACGACTTCAGCACAGTGGACGAGGGCACGTGCCAGACCTACCGCTACGGCCCCCACAGCGCCCTCAGCATCGACGCCTCCCTCACCAAGCTCTTCGAGTGCATGACGCTGGCCTACAG CGGGCGAATCATATCACCCAAGTGGAAGACGTTCAAGGGCCTGAAACTCCTACAGCGGGACAAGATCCGGCTGAACAACGCTATCTGGAGGGCTTGGCATTTGCAGT AtgtggagagaaggaaaaacctTGCGTGCAATTTTGTGACGCCACTGGAGGCTGGTGATGGGGAAGAGCACTGCAAGCCAGAG GCTGGGGTAATGGAGGGCAAGAACTGGAAGCGCCACATCCAGGCTGTCACCCGGGAGTACCACAAGTGGAGGATATACTCATGCACCCAG GTTCAGAAGATGAAAGATGAACTGGCAGCCTCACCCTGCCAG GGGGTGCCCAATGCCCAGCAGGGGCCGGTGCCCAGTGGCGAGGCAGAGGGCAGCTGTCCCATGGAGCTTGACCCCCTGCACGACCTGGAAATGCTCCTTGCGGACCTGGCCGACACCATCTTCTACAGCCGCCACCCCTACGGGGGACCCAACCCACGCAGCCTGG CTCACCAGGACAACGCGGACATGATCCAGCCCACCCTTGGCCAGCTGCATCCCAACTTTGGCGAGGATTTCATGGACACCCTGGACCCCCTCAGCA GGAGCCTGGCCATCCCTGTCCTGGGTAGCGTCACCTCCAGCCACCAACTTCTCACCCGCTTCTCTTCTGTCATCTTCTCTGGCTCCCCAAAACTCCCGGCCGTGTCCATGCTGGCTGCCAGGAAAG ATTTCTTcgctgccggccgccccccgccagcGCCGCTG gtGTCTGCGGTGCCTCCTGCCCGCTTCGTGGCTCCggcccccccgggcagccccagccctcctgccAGCCTGGGCAGCCTCAAAGAGGAGCCCGTCGGGGGCCCAGAGGTGCCGCCACTCACCTTCCCCCTGGAGCTGGAGCCCCCGGCGCCCCTGGGGGAGCAGCAGACCTTCCTGCCCCTCTTCCCCACGTCCCCGCCACGGGCGAGCCCCTCGCctggccccccggccccacaaCTCCCGCCCCAGCTCCCCCTGGTGCTCTCTGTTGTCGCCGCCGAGGCCCCAGCACCCGCAGCAGGCACCTTCGCCGTGCTGGCGCCAGTGCCCCTGCCTGTGGGGGCCCCCCACCGCTGGCCCTTGCAGCGCATCGCCCCAGCCCCGGGCAGCACCCGCCCGCCTGCACCCCCCGCCGCCGTCACCCCTGCCCCCTGCCTCCCATCAG gtgcagcagcaCTGCCCAGCGTGCCAGGCAAAACCCCCCTGCAG GGCTCTGGTACCCCAGACCTCGCCGCGAGTGTCCTGCTGGCAGAGAAGAGCTCCCACCCCCACTCCAGCACATCCCCTAGTGGCACCG ctgcagcttctgcagacGTGAAGGCACCAGAGGGCACGGGGCGCGCGTCGCACCAAGCCTGCAGCCTCCCTGGCGCCAAG ACCGGCCGTCGGGCCACGCTGCCCACCGCCGACCATGCCCGCCGCATGCACATCAGCGCCAGCTTCAACACTCTTGCCAGCCTCGTGGTGCCCGCCTCTGCCCAGCCCACTGTCAAG ctcagcaaggccCGGCTGCTGCAGCGCAGCGCGGCCTACGTGGGGCGGCTGCAGCAGGAGCGGCGGCAGGGCCAGGCCACGGCCCAGCGCCTCCGCAGGGAGATCCAGGAGCTCAGCGCCGCCATTGG cgAGTTCcagcggcagctgccccccgGCGGGACTCCGGCCGCTGCAGCAGCGGCACCGCAGGCCGACCCGGCCGCCCAGCTCTTCGCCGACTACGTGCGCCGGCGGACGCTGCAGGATTGGCGCTTCTGGCTC TTCAGTACCATCATGCAGCCGCTGTTTGAGAGCTACAGCGCAGCCGTAAGCACCAGCAGCACCGAGGACTTCTGCCAGTCCGTGCTAGGCTGGCTGGAGCGGCACTGCGCCCTGCCTGTGCTGCGCCCTG CCATCtccagctccctgctgcagctcagcaaggtCACGTCCATCCTGACGCAGCCCACCCGGCTCCCTGAGCAGGCACTGCAGGCAGTGTCCCGCCTGCCCCACAGCGACAGCTGA
- the LOC104140376 gene encoding MLX-interacting protein-like isoform X2, translating to MSRPQIIHSGHFMVSEPHAEPEAEAALKQEEEEEGGAAGRPGRRQRGAGAGSQGRVRAKGQARAAAGPGEAYDFSTVDEGTCQTYRYGPHSALSIDASLTKLFECMTLAYSGRIISPKWKTFKGLKLLQRDKIRLNNAIWRAWHLQYVERRKNLACNFVTPLEAGDGEEHCKPEAGVMEGKNWKRHIQAVTREYHKWRIYSCTQVQKMKDELAASPCQGVPNAQQGPVPSGEAEGSCPMELDPLHDLEMLLADLADTIFYSRHPYGGPNPRSLAHQDNADMIQPTLGQLHPNFGEDFMDTLDPLSNFFAAGRPPPAPLVSAVPPARFVAPAPPGSPSPPASLGSLKEEPVGGPEVPPLTFPLELEPPAPLGEQQTFLPLFPTSPPRASPSPGPPAPQLPPQLPLVLSVVAAEAPAPAAGTFAVLAPVPLPVGAPHRWPLQRIAPAPGSTRPPAPPAAVTPAPCLPSGAAALPSVPGKTPLQGSGTPDLAASVLLAEKSSHPHSSTSPSGTAAASADVKAPEGTGRASHQACSLPGAKTGRRATLPTADHARRMHISASFNTLASLVVPASAQPTVKLSKARLLQRSAAYVGRLQQERRQGQATAQRLRREIQELSAAIGEFQRQLPPGGTPAAAAAAPQADPAAQLFADYVRRRTLQDWRFWLFSTIMQPLFESYSAAVSTSSTEDFCQSVLGWLERHCALPVLRPAISSSLLQLSKVTSILTQPTRLPEQALQAVSRLPHSDS from the exons ATGTCGCGGCCCCAGATCATCCACAGCGGCCACTTCATGGTGTCGGAGCCACACGCTGAGCCCGAGGCCGAGGCCGCgctgaagcaggaggaggaggaggagggtggtgcagctggcaggccgggcaggaggcagcggggggcaggggcaggctccCAAGGCAGGGTCAGGGCCAAGGGCCAGGCCCGGGCAGCGGCAGGCCCTGGCGAGGCCTACGACTTCAGCACAGTGGACGAGGGCACGTGCCAGACCTACCGCTACGGCCCCCACAGCGCCCTCAGCATCGACGCCTCCCTCACCAAGCTCTTCGAGTGCATGACGCTGGCCTACAG CGGGCGAATCATATCACCCAAGTGGAAGACGTTCAAGGGCCTGAAACTCCTACAGCGGGACAAGATCCGGCTGAACAACGCTATCTGGAGGGCTTGGCATTTGCAGT AtgtggagagaaggaaaaacctTGCGTGCAATTTTGTGACGCCACTGGAGGCTGGTGATGGGGAAGAGCACTGCAAGCCAGAG GCTGGGGTAATGGAGGGCAAGAACTGGAAGCGCCACATCCAGGCTGTCACCCGGGAGTACCACAAGTGGAGGATATACTCATGCACCCAG GTTCAGAAGATGAAAGATGAACTGGCAGCCTCACCCTGCCAG GGGGTGCCCAATGCCCAGCAGGGGCCGGTGCCCAGTGGCGAGGCAGAGGGCAGCTGTCCCATGGAGCTTGACCCCCTGCACGACCTGGAAATGCTCCTTGCGGACCTGGCCGACACCATCTTCTACAGCCGCCACCCCTACGGGGGACCCAACCCACGCAGCCTGG CTCACCAGGACAACGCGGACATGATCCAGCCCACCCTTGGCCAGCTGCATCCCAACTTTGGCGAGGATTTCATGGACACCCTGGACCCCCTCAGCA ATTTCTTcgctgccggccgccccccgccagcGCCGCTG gtGTCTGCGGTGCCTCCTGCCCGCTTCGTGGCTCCggcccccccgggcagccccagccctcctgccAGCCTGGGCAGCCTCAAAGAGGAGCCCGTCGGGGGCCCAGAGGTGCCGCCACTCACCTTCCCCCTGGAGCTGGAGCCCCCGGCGCCCCTGGGGGAGCAGCAGACCTTCCTGCCCCTCTTCCCCACGTCCCCGCCACGGGCGAGCCCCTCGCctggccccccggccccacaaCTCCCGCCCCAGCTCCCCCTGGTGCTCTCTGTTGTCGCCGCCGAGGCCCCAGCACCCGCAGCAGGCACCTTCGCCGTGCTGGCGCCAGTGCCCCTGCCTGTGGGGGCCCCCCACCGCTGGCCCTTGCAGCGCATCGCCCCAGCCCCGGGCAGCACCCGCCCGCCTGCACCCCCCGCCGCCGTCACCCCTGCCCCCTGCCTCCCATCAG gtgcagcagcaCTGCCCAGCGTGCCAGGCAAAACCCCCCTGCAG GGCTCTGGTACCCCAGACCTCGCCGCGAGTGTCCTGCTGGCAGAGAAGAGCTCCCACCCCCACTCCAGCACATCCCCTAGTGGCACCG ctgcagcttctgcagacGTGAAGGCACCAGAGGGCACGGGGCGCGCGTCGCACCAAGCCTGCAGCCTCCCTGGCGCCAAG ACCGGCCGTCGGGCCACGCTGCCCACCGCCGACCATGCCCGCCGCATGCACATCAGCGCCAGCTTCAACACTCTTGCCAGCCTCGTGGTGCCCGCCTCTGCCCAGCCCACTGTCAAG ctcagcaaggccCGGCTGCTGCAGCGCAGCGCGGCCTACGTGGGGCGGCTGCAGCAGGAGCGGCGGCAGGGCCAGGCCACGGCCCAGCGCCTCCGCAGGGAGATCCAGGAGCTCAGCGCCGCCATTGG cgAGTTCcagcggcagctgccccccgGCGGGACTCCGGCCGCTGCAGCAGCGGCACCGCAGGCCGACCCGGCCGCCCAGCTCTTCGCCGACTACGTGCGCCGGCGGACGCTGCAGGATTGGCGCTTCTGGCTC TTCAGTACCATCATGCAGCCGCTGTTTGAGAGCTACAGCGCAGCCGTAAGCACCAGCAGCACCGAGGACTTCTGCCAGTCCGTGCTAGGCTGGCTGGAGCGGCACTGCGCCCTGCCTGTGCTGCGCCCTG CCATCtccagctccctgctgcagctcagcaaggtCACGTCCATCCTGACGCAGCCCACCCGGCTCCCTGAGCAGGCACTGCAGGCAGTGTCCCGCCTGCCCCACAGCGACAGCTGA